CTCACTTCATGGCCAAAGTGGATGATGATGTCCTGTTCAATCCCAGCGCCCTCCTGCACTTCCTGAACAGGAGCCGTAATCCATACGAACAAGGAGACTTGTACCTTGGCAGGGTGCATCTCCATGTGGCCCCTGACCGTGACCCGGATAGCAAGCACTACCTCCCTTCAGGGGCCTACCCTCCTTCTGTCTTTCCAGACTATTGCAGTGGTACAGCCTATGTCCTGTCCCGCACTGCACTGCTCAAGATTTCCCTGGCAGCCTCTGCATCACCTTTATCCACACCTCTGCCCCCTGAGGATGTGTTTGTTGGTCTGTGTGCCCGGACTGCTGGAGTGCTGCCCTCACACTGCCCACTCTTCTCTGGTGGCCCAGGTGTGCCATACGGGCGCTGCTGCTATCAGGCCATGGTGTCCATCCACCACATCCCACCCAGGGAGATGCTGCACTACTGGGCTGATGTCCATACATCACATCCCTGCTCCTGGCTGAGTTTACGTGCTTCTCTGGGGCTTTGCAAAGTCAGGGCGATGCTCGGGTCAGCTCTGGGACTGGAGCAGGGCTTGTGAGGGTTGATAAGAAGACGGAAAACTGGACTTATTGGGGCTCTACCTCGCTTCAATACTGTGAACAGCACAAGTGCTCttcaggctgtaaaatgtcactttatttttatagctttatttttttaaacaatattagGTACTGGCTTTTTTTTGCAGAAAAGAGGACGATCAGCTGGTGGTAGGAAGAATTGGCACAGTAGTCTTGGAGCTAGACTGTTACAGCATCCTTCATTTTTACACATAGATGTAGAACAAACAACACTGGCATGCTGATACTGTAGTTTACAGTGAGGATATACAGCCGCTTATGTGATGAATACACATTGAAACAAGTATTTCTATAAACACACCTGACATCTATAGGCTACTAcctcatatatacatataacaccTGTGTAGTCTATCACCAGGTACTTCAAGTGTAAATGTTAGTCTATTAAGATGCCTAAATGCATGATGCTTCAAACTAAAGTACAATAGATATCAAACCACAGGCGTTATATAGGAAGGaagtaatacaaatacattaatgtatTTAGCTAAAACtttcaaaacagaaaaataatcacctcAGTACGGGATGTATccacatttaattattgtgtttttaagtaataataatgcCGTTAATTGGACAGTGGAAATGGGGGACAGTGTATTCGGACAGTTCTGggaacagacagcagaggaatTTGATCTTCCTTCTTTGAAAGCTCGGCGATTCTGCTGCGTCATATcagctgaaatgtaaaaatataaccCTGAGACTGATTTGATACACAGCTGTAATCCCACTGTTGTGTAGTATTTATTACCTTGTTCTGTAATAGTGAGATTAAACATTAGGTAGAGTGTGAATGAGTGTCTGGACTGAGTTCAGTCtgagtacattttaaaagacgGTTTAAGATGTGTCAGGATGAAGCTTCAGAATGTCTTGCTCCACCCGCAGTGTAAACATAGAGAAAGTCAGTGTTTTAACACTCAGGAAATATGTTTGAATCAAATACTGTCAACAATAAACCGCTCTGTATCTTACGTTAAATTTGCCTGATGTCGTTTTtagaagagaaacacacacgcgcgcacacacacacacctctcacaTTGGTTTCTCCATGACGTTTGAAGCGAAGGAGATTAATAACAGCACCATGAGTAACTGTTGTAAATGTTAGAACACAAACAAGTAGTAACAAGTTgtgcttaaaggttcaatggATAAGATATACCAGAATTGCCAgaaaaacttaaaacattaaaacgattaactaacattattaacagaatgtgaagaggtaacagtgttgacattgtgttgcagagatatctactgaaatcacacattgaacatttaacTATGTAGGTCAACAGATAATCAGGGTGTGATTGAGTAACAAACGTCTCCTGATATGACATCTTTTGTCTGCCAAATTCCTTCTCACTTTCATATTTCAGGAGCCATAAATCTTTCTTGGTCTTTTAAAATCATAAACTAACCATTGCTACTAGTGATTGCACAAACAGCCAATCAGGTTTTAGAGAAAGATGTCGTATATATCCTCCTGATACCCAGCAATTCATTTTTGTCCTCTGTGCGGGACATGACACTGAAGACTTTTTTTCAAACACCATGCATGCTGCGTATTTTAGTCCGGATCACACACATGACGCTGGTGTGACCAACAGAACACATCTTCCGTCTTTTCAAAAAGTGGGATTTGCAGAAACACATTAAGGGATCACATTTATAAAGACTTTTTGTTTCCGTTCTTCATAACGTTGTTTTTTAGTCATTACTTGACTACATAACAGTTTTTAGAAGTGTACGTTAATTCTAAGCCTATCAACATGCATACAGTTTAACCCATGTCCTTTGTGAGAGTCGGGTTTGAGTCATCTCATTTTCTATACTCAGTAGAgcaggttttaaaatgtgttttagattAGTTTCTAATATTCTTCAAATGAGAAAGAATCAATCACTTGTCACTAACTTTGTTTTACTTGGCACATTGGTCAAGTTTTTAATCATATGCTACAGAAAACCTTCCCAGAGTTGGTATGAGGAACTTTTAAAATTGTTGACAAAAGTTTGACAATGAAAACGGTTTGGTTGTCACATCCAGGAACTACAGTTTCACATGTCTTCCTCGGATAATGAGTTAAGCAGAGTGCTGACAGTGTATATTTTAGCATGTTTTACAGTCAGTTGTGATCTCAAATAACACTCTGAATTCAAAAGGCGTGgcattatgttgtttattttttagaacatatttatataaaacatttgacatacGCACAGTCAGTTCAGCCACAATAGCACTCATTGTCAAAGATgagtgaaaaatgtgtttatcagAAGAGAAGCAAATACAACTTGACACAAATTCTGGATGACACCCATGTTACTCATGGCACCTCACATTATCCACCCATCTAGACAGGAAGTGCTTCAGACGACCGACATTAAACAGAACTTCCGTTTTACTGCACTCAACATTGATTACAGACGATCTGCTGACTACATCCAGAATTTCTGCAGTTCGTGTTTTGCTCCCACGGTGGAGTAATGtatccaaataaaaatgtgtcctTTATAAGAAGTTCAAAGATCTCTCCCACAGAATGTCACTGGGTTTTGGGTTGGACAAAGGGTCCTCTTTCATTCTATTTTTCAAATCTGTCCAGAGCAGATCTCTGGCTAGATAACACCgcctctttcttctccctctcctttctctctttttcaatCTTCATTTTGTCCTCCACAGTTATCCTGATTTCCTCCTGGGGGGGGGAAATAAGTCAAAAAGAAATGAGCCAAACACTGCAGATATAGCAGAAAGATCACAAAGCCATTGCATCACTCTTCATCGTATATTTTTGGATTACTTACCCGCAGGTCCTCATGAGCCACTTGTCTCTTGCGCTTTTCAACATTGCCAGCCGAACTACGACCTTTTTTCTTATACTTCGGAATAAACTTTTCTTTGGCAAGTGGGTCAAAGCCCTGGGAAGACACAAAAAATGCATTTAGAAGAGTGTAAACGGTATCCATTATGAtctgtatttcaaaatgtacagaTCTGTATCCTCAAATAAAGTGTGTGCCAATAAGATGCTTCCAGACACTGACCAGAGCTTGGACCCTGTCTTGGTGCCTTTGCTCAAAGGTGGTGTGATCAACCTGTCCCAGCTCGGTGGGGTCGAGGCTGATGAGCTCCGGCTGGATCTTCTCCAGCAGGGCTTTAACCTCCCACTCCTGCCTCTGCTTTGCACTACGGTAAGGATTTGCATCCAGACCATCAAAGTTGGGCTCTCCAGCACCTGTGAATGTAAATGGAGGAAGACGGAGGTAAAGATTGAAACCGTGTTAATGCACAGAAAACTGTAACATCTGAATATGGAATTTAGTGATGGCAGCTGGTATGGATGGTTTTACCCAAACACAAACGCTGAACCACCACTTTGCCCTCATTTTGAGACTTGATGTTCAGTTTACTTTGAGATATGGTGTAATGTGAAATCAAGTGTGACCTGGTATGAGCATGCTGGTGAATCCCTCTCCATGTCCCACCCCAAGTACATCCTCAAAGGGACAGAAGTGCATCCCCCAAACTGTTCTTTGAACTCTGTGAGCCATGTAGGGTTTAGTCACTGGAGTGCTCCACACGTCTCTGTACACCTGCAGGAAGAGATGTCAGTCGCAGATTAGGTAATACAGGGATACCAGAAAAGCAAGTACACTTTGTTTCACCTGTGCTTGTGCCATGATGACAAGAAAAAATGTATGCTGCTCACTTCtcataaattactttattttacatgCGCCATAGTTTCATGTCATTCTCTTAACATGGAAGtcgtaaaaaaaaaggatgttgaTTATTAATGGTATTAATTatacagaagacagagacagcgtTCAGCTGCCCAGTAGGTCAAAAATGGGAAATGTATCCACAGGCAAGCACGCAACTAACATATACcgttttatttattacagtttccaacaataaataaaactgaatgaATATTTACTTGTGCATCTGTCAGAACTGTGTCTCCATTTTCCATATAATTAGTTCCAGATTATTGCATAGCTCTTTAAAGGAAACTTACTATATCTGTATTTGGACATTTGGAACGTGTAAAACAGAGTGTTGCCATCCAGTAATGTCAGCAATACTGTGATTGTTTGTCAATATCAATATATTCAATGAGTGTGAGATtgccttttattttgtatacaaaaaatgttttcccgACGTGTTCACTGATAATAACCCATTTCTccaaaacacttcctgtgtgcacGCAGATAGATTGATTTTCAATGACAAATCATGAATGGTGCAGTGTGGAGGCGATAATGACCTGAACAATGTCCCCTGTGGCTGCAGACAGCAGTCCCCTCTGGCTCAGTGACAAACAGGAAGCTCCAGCTGGGAGGAAGTAGGACTTGAGGGGCTTGAAGGTTCGAATGTCATAAACCTTCAGCTTTTTATCCATACCAGATGTCACCATGTATCTGTAAAGAGGAGAACATAACAACATattgctctctggtggacattTAAGAAACTGCAGTTTACTGCTCACAACAGAAAATTAAATAGTTATTCAACCTGACAATAAAGCTGTTTATCATTTATGGATTTCTTCTACAAATTGTCACTACCGCTATGCACAATTCACAGACCATTACATCGGaaagctttaataataataataataataataataatacattttatttgtaaagcgcctttccaagctaaaagcaatctcaaggcgctacaatgAAGAAcgacaacaacaagaacaacaggTGATACGCTGTATGTACTTATAGAAAAGTCTCTTGTCGTTGACATTTGCATTCTAAAATCAATATTCGAATGCTGATAATACTTAAATATTAACAATTTAGAATTATACT
This window of the Cottoperca gobio chromosome 7, fCotGob3.1, whole genome shotgun sequence genome carries:
- the b3galt4 gene encoding beta-1,3-galactosyltransferase 4, giving the protein MVGRGLWVCKPRFGKRGSRFGVLPYLCAVIASAALLALLFVDFIESWVTSMSMNTVMEPHAGIIPPQSVPPTRPEEFLLMPSPLVCQRAKPYLITMVTSAPVNQRARQAIRDTWGGEVEVRGLRVMTLFMVGTASDPGLAKLLIEEARERGDLIQGRFLDTYSNLTLKSLSMLGWARRFCPQAHFMAKVDDDVLFNPSALLHFLNRSRNPYEQGDLYLGRVHLHVAPDRDPDSKHYLPSGAYPPSVFPDYCSGTAYVLSRTALLKISLAASASPLSTPLPPEDVFVGLCARTAGVLPSHCPLFSGGPGVPYGRCCYQAMVSIHHIPPREMLHYWADVHTSHPCSWLSLRASLGLCKVRAMLGSALGLEQGL